In Candidatus Nitronauta litoralis, one DNA window encodes the following:
- a CDS encoding phosphate/phosphite/phosphonate ABC transporter substrate-binding protein, with protein MKANRLLPCPLPPKKTVFLRIIFSTFLFFISFASAQAGESLGGPDNPVRMLFVPSGEAQVILEGGEEIAALLERETGLSIEASVATSYAAVIEAMGAGKGDIGWLPPFSYVLAREKYDVELLYIVAHFGRPFYRGQILVRSDSDIQTLGDLEGKSFAFVDPASTSGHLYPKTLLLKKGFNPEKFFKQSRFAGSHNAVVLSVMKGEVDAGATYEGARAAVAKSFPDVYTKLRVIAYTPQIPNDTICARKGLDKNLKEKIRAGLLTISKSPEGAKLMKKAYGISGLIDLDGMFDSVREARRWLKQQDGK; from the coding sequence ATGAAAGCAAATAGACTTCTGCCCTGCCCGTTACCTCCTAAAAAAACAGTTTTCCTTCGAATAATTTTTTCAACCTTCCTTTTTTTTATTAGCTTTGCTTCGGCCCAGGCTGGAGAGTCATTGGGTGGTCCCGATAACCCGGTACGCATGTTGTTTGTACCCTCCGGGGAAGCTCAAGTTATTCTTGAAGGTGGCGAAGAAATCGCCGCCCTGTTGGAGCGCGAGACAGGTCTTAGTATCGAGGCCTCGGTTGCCACCAGCTACGCTGCTGTGATCGAAGCCATGGGAGCAGGGAAGGGCGATATCGGCTGGCTGCCTCCATTCAGTTATGTCCTGGCGCGGGAAAAATATGATGTCGAATTGCTGTATATCGTAGCTCATTTCGGCCGCCCGTTTTACCGCGGCCAGATCCTGGTCCGCTCAGACAGTGACATCCAGACTCTGGGAGATCTGGAGGGGAAAAGTTTCGCTTTTGTTGATCCCGCTTCCACCTCAGGCCACCTGTATCCAAAAACCCTGCTTCTGAAAAAAGGATTCAACCCGGAAAAATTTTTTAAACAATCGCGGTTTGCCGGATCCCACAATGCCGTGGTGTTGTCTGTCATGAAGGGCGAGGTCGATGCTGGAGCGACGTATGAAGGTGCGCGCGCGGCTGTGGCAAAAAGCTTCCCTGATGTCTACACAAAGCTCCGTGTGATTGCCTACACTCCGCAGATTCCCAATGACACCATTTGTGCCCGCAAGGGCCTCGACAAAAACCTAAAGGAAAAGATTCGCGCCGGTCTTCTCACCATCTCAAAATCTCCAGAAGGTGCGAAGCTCATGAAGAAAGCATACGGGATCAGCGGGTTGATCGACCTCGACGGGATGTTCGATTCAGTGCGGGAAGCCCGTCGATGGCTAAAACAACAGGACGGCAAATGA
- a CDS encoding peptidylprolyl isomerase has protein sequence MTAGSVLAEEIAVMETAHGTIKIKFFPKEAPNHVVNFKNLAKKGFYDGTVFHRVIPGFMIQGGDPNSKSTDRSKHGTGGPGHSVKAEFNSIKHERGILSMARSSDPNSAGSQFFIVVKDSFFLDGQYTVFGKVISGMDVADKIVAEPRDARDNPLRRVAIKSIKIVEK, from the coding sequence ATGACCGCGGGTTCTGTTCTGGCGGAGGAAATCGCTGTGATGGAAACCGCTCACGGAACAATAAAAATCAAATTTTTTCCCAAGGAAGCTCCCAACCACGTGGTGAACTTTAAAAATCTCGCCAAAAAAGGATTTTACGATGGAACCGTTTTCCATCGAGTGATCCCTGGATTCATGATCCAGGGGGGCGATCCCAACTCAAAGAGTACCGATCGTTCAAAGCATGGCACAGGAGGTCCGGGACATTCAGTGAAGGCTGAATTCAACAGCATCAAACACGAGCGTGGGATATTGTCCATGGCTCGTTCCTCGGATCCGAACAGTGCGGGATCCCAGTTTTTCATTGTGGTGAAAGACTCGTTTTTTCTTGATGGGCAATACACCGTTTTTGGCAAAGTGATAAGCGGTATGGATGTCGCAGATAAAATTGTGGCTGAACCCAGGGATGCACGGGACAACCCGCTGCGCCGGGTGGCTATCAAGTCCATTAAAATTGTAGAAAAATAA
- a CDS encoding STAS-like domain-containing protein yields the protein MEKEITIKLFEIVKTNLPQGRESTADQVGGNVVREIIEDAWEKYEKVMISFDNIVKMTRTFSDEAFGKLLENHSLEEFNQKVYFPDAKESIVQELNAAMKLRMKIIASAREREKDELGI from the coding sequence ATGGAAAAAGAAATCACCATCAAATTGTTTGAAATTGTCAAAACCAACCTGCCCCAGGGCCGGGAATCCACGGCAGATCAAGTAGGAGGGAATGTTGTCCGGGAGATCATTGAAGATGCGTGGGAGAAGTATGAAAAAGTGATGATCTCGTTTGACAATATTGTCAAAATGACCCGGACCTTTTCCGATGAAGCCTTCGGGAAACTGCTCGAAAATCACTCCCTTGAGGAGTTCAACCAGAAGGTCTATTTTCCCGATGCGAAAGAATCAATCGTCCAGGAACTGAATGCGGCAATGAAACTCCGGATGAAAATCATTGCCTCGGCCCGCGAGCGCGAGAAAGACGAACTCGGAATTTAG
- a CDS encoding DJ-1/PfpI family protein, with protein sequence MDSGNRLEGKNILVIIPRDHYDEDQLEPLLEKLQAEGADVRVASTKFKEAVGMKNGRHMPDMLVVDAIEGITGDAYVSSGKGVRQVKGIFHGTIAVGGKGARKTLWKEKLVRLLFTDRYKSGMVVGAIGNSVPCLAEADLIRNMEVSAAIDKHTRPILEQAAAILSDEPVSNFDRIVTASGPEAMDEFCEEVIKEIAKTKEK encoded by the coding sequence ATGGATTCTGGAAACCGCCTGGAAGGCAAAAATATTCTGGTCATCATCCCTCGTGATCATTATGACGAAGACCAATTGGAACCCCTGTTGGAAAAGCTTCAAGCCGAAGGTGCCGATGTGAGGGTGGCATCCACTAAATTCAAAGAAGCTGTTGGCATGAAAAACGGACGCCATATGCCTGATATGCTGGTTGTAGATGCTATCGAAGGTATAACCGGCGATGCGTATGTTTCCTCAGGCAAAGGGGTACGTCAGGTCAAGGGTATTTTCCATGGCACTATTGCCGTAGGGGGGAAAGGGGCACGTAAAACGCTCTGGAAAGAAAAGCTGGTCCGGCTCCTTTTCACCGATCGCTACAAGAGTGGAATGGTTGTTGGTGCGATTGGCAACTCCGTCCCGTGTCTTGCAGAAGCTGACTTGATCCGAAACATGGAAGTTTCTGCCGCGATTGACAAGCACACCCGGCCAATCCTTGAACAAGCTGCAGCCATACTGTCAGACGAACCCGTATCCAACTTTGACCGTATTGTGACCGCTTCCGGTCCTGAAGCCATGGATGAGTTTTGCGAGGAAGTGATTAAGGAAATCGCAAAAACGAAAGAAAAGTGA
- a CDS encoding cytochrome c: MKKTMTLLVALMATLLLTNTAFAAAKCPQKRATKNAPANIAGKDNTAKANKANGEKLYQKTAKPMACQMCHGKTGGGDGKLGKALKPAPRNFACADTMKDVSAGQMFWIIKNGSKGTGMAPMKLKDKEIWDVVKYIREDLMK; encoded by the coding sequence ATGAAAAAAACGATGACTTTACTGGTTGCTTTGATGGCAACTCTCCTGCTGACCAACACCGCGTTTGCAGCCGCAAAATGTCCTCAAAAACGTGCCACCAAAAACGCACCAGCTAACATTGCTGGAAAAGACAACACAGCCAAGGCAAACAAGGCAAATGGTGAAAAACTGTACCAGAAAACCGCCAAGCCTATGGCCTGTCAAATGTGTCATGGTAAAACTGGTGGCGGAGACGGTAAACTGGGTAAGGCCCTGAAGCCTGCACCTCGCAACTTCGCTTGTGCTGATACCATGAAAGACGTTTCTGCCGGACAGATGTTCTGGATCATCAAGAACGGTTCCAAAGGCACCGGCATGGCTCCAATGAAATTGAAAGACAAAGAAATCTGGGATGTTGTTAAGTACATTCGTGAAGACTTGATGAAATAA
- a CDS encoding DUF3488 domain-containing transglutaminase family protein yields MPVRFCFIFFNYLMAILGATCLVIAGLFPFPTGETVIAVLVFLCWLEWKRRIPLKSPAWFSLIAISIIVLPVLYFLLNPEIPNLLAGFLVFVLITRFVFKSEFNDFLYGHLIAIVCLLIGALFIQDLTFAFLFLGFFLVMCWSLIFYNLMAEQVGSRSPPQVYREAQIDARLNSSILGLTSILVLFSLVLTSLIFISFPRMGLGIVALNKGGVPISGFSDRVEFGEVGLLKQNDTVVLRVQFSKNGRPFRPPIPALWRGVALNNFDGKTWTSTLQNFWSNNHRPGRPLTLFAMKPEEMVVHEEIFMENIETPVVFTYGLPLSIDGTFKVLEMDSAFSFKTESETKGPRRFYAVADIGPTKAHVAFPLPGHLDPRQRKLHLQLPELSPEIKSLAFEITKNIEMEEAKANALLAHFSKGFTYSLEMKETERAYLDEFLFHRKAGHCEYFATALTILLRQSGIPARIVNGFMGVEWNEMGEYMIVRQTHAHSWVEAFLPEKGWVTFDPTPPDPTGAAQSPSRFSLYMDLLRLNWQRYVVKYNLSDQTRMAEYFGDSTRDILDGFKSLPQFTPQSILPFLKRNFGKILGCLFTLIILIWALKKSRKSRLVSKEKATTATIQYNRMLSRLEKKGVIKEACWTPREFISKLDALTPEEQNRVSEITQIYEKSRYAGKPLEKDEEHHMSSLIKNI; encoded by the coding sequence ATGCCGGTCCGGTTCTGTTTCATTTTTTTTAATTATCTAATGGCCATTCTCGGGGCAACCTGCCTTGTGATAGCAGGATTGTTCCCCTTCCCAACAGGGGAAACCGTAATCGCAGTTCTTGTTTTCCTCTGCTGGCTGGAGTGGAAACGAAGGATCCCGCTGAAATCTCCGGCATGGTTTTCCCTTATCGCCATTTCTATTATTGTCCTGCCAGTACTTTATTTTTTACTGAACCCTGAAATACCCAACCTTCTGGCAGGGTTTCTTGTGTTTGTGCTTATCACCCGGTTTGTGTTTAAGTCCGAATTCAATGACTTTCTGTATGGCCATCTGATAGCCATCGTGTGTCTATTGATTGGAGCCTTGTTTATCCAGGATTTAACCTTCGCTTTCCTTTTTCTCGGTTTTTTCCTGGTGATGTGCTGGAGCCTGATTTTTTACAACCTCATGGCAGAGCAGGTCGGCAGCCGCAGTCCCCCTCAGGTGTATCGTGAAGCGCAAATTGACGCACGGCTCAATTCGAGCATACTCGGGTTGACCTCTATCCTCGTCCTTTTCAGTCTGGTCTTGACCTCCCTTATCTTTATCAGTTTCCCCAGAATGGGACTCGGAATAGTTGCCCTGAACAAAGGCGGTGTGCCTATCAGCGGATTCTCCGATCGGGTGGAATTCGGTGAAGTTGGACTCCTGAAACAAAACGATACAGTGGTTTTGAGGGTGCAGTTTTCGAAAAACGGCAGGCCTTTTCGTCCTCCAATACCCGCCCTGTGGCGCGGCGTAGCTTTAAATAATTTCGACGGCAAAACCTGGACGTCTACTCTTCAAAATTTCTGGTCCAACAATCACAGGCCAGGCCGGCCTTTGACACTTTTCGCTATGAAACCTGAGGAAATGGTGGTCCACGAAGAAATCTTTATGGAAAATATCGAAACCCCGGTGGTGTTCACCTATGGACTACCGCTTTCTATTGACGGCACCTTTAAAGTGCTGGAAATGGACTCTGCATTTTCCTTCAAAACCGAATCCGAAACCAAAGGGCCACGCCGTTTTTACGCCGTGGCTGATATCGGCCCTACCAAAGCCCATGTGGCGTTTCCTCTTCCAGGTCACCTTGATCCCAGGCAACGCAAATTGCACCTGCAGCTACCCGAGCTTAGTCCTGAAATCAAGTCACTCGCTTTCGAAATTACCAAAAATATTGAAATGGAGGAGGCAAAAGCAAACGCCTTGTTAGCCCATTTCAGTAAAGGGTTTACCTATTCACTGGAAATGAAGGAAACCGAAAGGGCCTACCTGGATGAGTTTTTATTTCACCGAAAAGCCGGGCATTGTGAATATTTTGCTACAGCACTGACCATTCTGCTGCGCCAGTCAGGAATACCCGCCAGAATCGTCAATGGATTTATGGGGGTGGAATGGAATGAAATGGGTGAATACATGATTGTCCGGCAAACTCATGCGCATTCCTGGGTGGAGGCTTTTCTTCCTGAAAAGGGATGGGTAACATTTGATCCTACTCCACCGGATCCCACGGGTGCCGCCCAATCACCCAGCCGATTTTCATTGTACATGGACCTGCTGCGCCTTAACTGGCAACGGTATGTAGTCAAATATAATCTGTCGGATCAAACCAGAATGGCTGAATATTTTGGCGACTCAACCCGGGATATTCTCGATGGATTCAAATCGCTCCCTCAATTCACTCCACAATCGATACTGCCCTTCCTGAAACGAAATTTTGGAAAAATTCTGGGCTGCCTTTTTACGTTGATTATTTTGATTTGGGCCTTAAAAAAAAGCAGGAAATCGCGACTTGTCTCCAAAGAGAAGGCCACTACGGCAACCATCCAATACAACCGAATGCTTTCCAGGTTGGAGAAAAAGGGGGTTATTAAAGAGGCCTGCTGGACCCCTCGGGAATTTATCTCCAAATTAGACGCCTTGACTCCCGAAGAACAAAACCGAGTCTCGGAAATAACACAGATTTATGAAAAATCGAGGTACGCTGGAAAACCTCTGGAAAAAGATGAGGAGCATCATATGAGTTCACTCATCAAAAACATATAA
- a CDS encoding c-type cytochrome, protein MKRFIPSPCRTSRFVNAFPSLLLGFFLISGTAFAHSSSPAKPEKDHGHHGGNHQSHGEGGMIMRDGKQYRRGAGETVYKHMCVFCHGADGNGGGRATSYLYPWPRDFRKGIYKHRSTPSGSLPVDEDIYQTIMKGVPGTAMPAWKSALSEEEAWSVIEYIKKFSPRFENEKPKEPIKINQVPPTTTEASAHGKKLYEELRCQRCHGTDLKGEGPMASDLFDIWDHRAFVYDLTNPNTYKWGFNKKEIFMTLSTGVDGTPMKSYHHLTESERWDLAAFVESKVKKDTFQPAEYEIDLNVKKITSELDDEPENTIWNDVPINEVKLVPLNARRDPINRVQLQSLMNDEDIAFRVSWDDPVPNHTSSRHQDFKDAIALEFALGSVTLHTHGHNEPFFGMGNRGKPVNIWQWRADWQKEIETKKALEYATDEHMDMDVMIFGGEVNPVDSLSPFREVPIEELNAEGFGTLTPQPKTKQNITGKGVYKDGKWTVVFRRTLDSLNKWDVKFTSGHPILMGFAVWDGKLQDRNGRKTISMWQRLNLP, encoded by the coding sequence ATGAAACGCTTTATACCCTCTCCGTGCCGAACTTCCCGGTTCGTTAATGCCTTCCCCAGCCTGTTATTAGGTTTTTTCCTGATTTCAGGAACGGCTTTCGCCCATTCCAGTTCCCCTGCAAAACCGGAGAAAGATCACGGACATCACGGCGGGAACCACCAGAGCCACGGTGAAGGTGGAATGATCATGCGCGATGGCAAGCAGTATCGCCGGGGTGCAGGGGAAACAGTCTACAAACACATGTGTGTGTTTTGCCATGGAGCAGATGGCAACGGAGGGGGAAGAGCCACAAGTTATCTCTACCCCTGGCCACGTGATTTCCGCAAGGGAATCTATAAGCATCGCAGTACACCCAGTGGGTCCCTGCCGGTCGATGAAGATATCTACCAGACCATCATGAAAGGTGTGCCGGGAACCGCAATGCCCGCCTGGAAGAGCGCCCTTTCTGAAGAAGAAGCCTGGTCGGTCATTGAATACATTAAAAAATTCTCTCCCAGATTCGAAAACGAAAAACCTAAAGAGCCGATCAAGATAAATCAGGTTCCGCCCACCACAACCGAAGCTTCGGCTCATGGAAAGAAACTATATGAGGAATTACGCTGCCAGCGCTGTCATGGCACCGACCTCAAGGGTGAAGGGCCGATGGCGAGTGACTTGTTTGATATATGGGACCATCGGGCTTTTGTCTATGACCTGACCAATCCAAATACCTATAAATGGGGTTTCAATAAAAAAGAAATTTTCATGACGCTCAGCACCGGGGTGGATGGAACACCAATGAAATCGTACCATCACCTGACCGAATCTGAACGCTGGGACCTGGCGGCATTTGTTGAATCAAAGGTTAAAAAAGACACCTTCCAGCCCGCCGAATACGAAATTGACTTGAATGTAAAAAAAATCACCAGTGAATTGGATGACGAGCCTGAGAACACCATCTGGAACGATGTGCCGATCAATGAAGTCAAGCTGGTCCCTCTCAATGCCAGAAGGGATCCGATAAACCGGGTCCAGTTACAGTCCCTGATGAATGACGAGGACATCGCATTTCGGGTTTCCTGGGATGACCCCGTCCCCAACCATACTTCGAGCCGGCATCAGGACTTTAAAGATGCTATCGCCCTGGAGTTCGCACTGGGTTCTGTGACGCTGCACACCCATGGACATAATGAACCTTTTTTTGGAATGGGGAATCGTGGTAAACCCGTCAACATCTGGCAATGGCGGGCAGATTGGCAAAAAGAAATCGAGACCAAAAAAGCCCTCGAATACGCTACAGATGAGCATATGGACATGGATGTCATGATTTTCGGGGGTGAGGTCAATCCGGTAGATTCCCTGTCTCCCTTCAGGGAGGTTCCCATTGAGGAATTGAATGCCGAGGGTTTTGGAACCCTGACACCTCAACCGAAAACCAAACAGAATATTACTGGAAAAGGGGTCTACAAGGACGGAAAATGGACTGTGGTTTTCAGACGAACTCTTGACTCCCTTAACAAGTGGGATGTGAAGTTCACTAGTGGTCATCCAATTTTGATGGGATTTGCCGTGTGGGATGGAAAGCTGCAGGACAGGAACGGTCGAAAAACCATTTCAATGTGGCAGAGACTCAATTTGCCATAA
- the glgP gene encoding alpha-glucan family phosphorylase — protein MNSSVIEGDLYDPKIAYFSMEIGLETQIPTYSGGLGVLAGDTLKSCADLGLPTVGLTLLYRQGYFRQEINAEGRQVERPVEWDPSEKLILLPEKIVLNEIEGRDILVQAWVILYRGIRGDRIPILFLDTCIEGNRDEDKELCSSLYSGNREFRLKQEILLGIGGVKFLRALRFHNIRTFHMNEGHSSLLTVELLRENQRALSETWDETAQWDLESVRSNCVFTTHTPVAAGHDRFPFDLVERVLKTEIPLDLLRELSGEDQLNMTTLGLNLSRFANGVAKRHGEVSKEMFPLHLIDFITNGIHTYTWVHDQFGKLFNQHIPLWREDPRYLRQAEILPEEEVWDAHLDCKRELLEHLPEGAGFDPNLLTLGFARRAAAYKRANLMFQDPNRLIKLAEDSPGLQIVFAGKAHPKDEAGKEIIHDIHEKIAILQGRSKKLKIVYLPDYTMDLGFAITGGVDVWVNNPIRPYEASGTSGMKAVLNGIPNLSILDGWWVEGCIEGVTGWAIGGLDPHSELPDEERDVLDANALYDKLEQKVIPTYYQDRPAWVAIMRHAIALNASQFHTQRQMEQYVTKAYFRR, from the coding sequence ATGAATAGCAGTGTTATCGAAGGTGATCTTTACGATCCCAAAATAGCTTATTTCAGTATGGAGATAGGCCTCGAAACCCAAATTCCGACCTATAGCGGTGGGCTCGGTGTTCTTGCAGGCGACACGTTAAAATCCTGTGCTGACCTTGGTTTGCCAACCGTGGGGCTTACACTATTGTACCGTCAGGGCTACTTTCGCCAGGAAATTAATGCGGAGGGACGGCAAGTGGAACGCCCTGTAGAATGGGATCCCTCTGAAAAACTGATCCTGCTGCCGGAAAAAATAGTTCTGAATGAAATAGAAGGACGGGACATTCTCGTTCAGGCCTGGGTCATTCTTTATCGCGGGATACGGGGTGATCGTATTCCAATTCTGTTTCTAGATACCTGTATTGAAGGGAACCGGGACGAAGACAAAGAGCTTTGCTCATCTTTGTATTCAGGAAATCGTGAGTTTCGGCTGAAACAGGAGATTTTGCTCGGGATTGGTGGGGTCAAGTTTTTAAGGGCACTGCGGTTCCATAACATCAGAACTTTTCATATGAATGAGGGCCACTCTTCCCTGCTCACCGTAGAGCTGCTCCGGGAAAACCAGCGGGCATTGTCCGAAACCTGGGACGAAACCGCGCAATGGGATTTGGAGTCGGTTCGCAGCAACTGTGTATTCACCACCCACACACCCGTGGCTGCAGGGCACGACCGTTTTCCGTTCGATTTGGTGGAGCGTGTGTTGAAAACCGAGATCCCGCTGGATCTGTTACGCGAATTGAGCGGTGAAGACCAGTTAAACATGACCACTCTCGGTTTGAACCTGAGTCGGTTCGCCAATGGTGTGGCCAAACGGCATGGGGAAGTATCGAAAGAAATGTTTCCTTTGCACCTGATCGATTTCATCACAAACGGCATCCATACCTACACCTGGGTGCATGATCAATTTGGTAAATTATTCAACCAGCATATACCCCTTTGGCGGGAAGACCCGCGTTACCTGAGGCAGGCTGAGATTCTTCCAGAAGAAGAAGTGTGGGACGCCCACCTGGATTGTAAAAGGGAGTTGTTGGAGCATCTTCCTGAGGGGGCAGGTTTTGATCCAAATTTACTCACCCTGGGTTTTGCCAGACGGGCTGCAGCATACAAGCGGGCCAACCTGATGTTTCAGGACCCGAATCGTCTTATCAAGTTAGCGGAGGATTCACCTGGTCTCCAAATCGTATTTGCAGGCAAGGCGCATCCCAAAGATGAAGCGGGTAAAGAAATCATCCACGATATTCACGAAAAAATAGCTATCCTTCAAGGCCGCTCGAAAAAACTGAAAATAGTTTATCTGCCGGATTACACGATGGACCTCGGCTTCGCTATCACAGGTGGGGTGGATGTCTGGGTGAACAACCCGATCCGTCCGTACGAAGCTTCCGGTACCAGCGGGATGAAAGCCGTACTCAACGGTATTCCCAATCTCAGTATTCTGGACGGCTGGTGGGTAGAAGGATGCATTGAAGGGGTTACCGGGTGGGCGATAGGAGGTTTGGACCCACACTCTGAATTGCCGGATGAGGAACGGGATGTGCTGGACGCCAATGCGCTTTACGACAAACTGGAGCAGAAAGTGATCCCGACTTACTACCAGGACCGGCCTGCCTGGGTGGCTATCATGCGTCACGCTATTGCGCTCAACGCTTCTCAGTTCCACACGCAGCGTCAAATGGAGCAATATGTAACCAAGGCCTATTTCAGGCGTTAA
- a CDS encoding STAS domain-containing protein, which produces MEKIHKEILGMMGKIDIDCRDEAGVVIIDLKGQMDVYNSGELQRLVDAYIARGLCRFVVNLEKVTYMDSSTISVFLHSLQKVQKLEGRFFLASITGAPKEVFDMAKLHEVFNVYDDVADAIDAHDS; this is translated from the coding sequence ATGGAAAAAATCCACAAGGAAATTCTGGGCATGATGGGCAAGATCGATATCGACTGCCGCGACGAAGCGGGAGTCGTCATCATCGACCTCAAAGGCCAGATGGATGTTTACAACTCGGGTGAGCTGCAGCGGCTAGTGGATGCTTACATCGCCCGTGGTTTGTGTCGTTTTGTGGTGAATCTCGAAAAGGTCACCTATATGGACAGTTCCACCATCAGTGTTTTCCTCCATTCCCTGCAAAAAGTGCAAAAGCTGGAAGGTCGTTTTTTTCTGGCCTCCATCACCGGTGCCCCCAAGGAAGTTTTCGACATGGCCAAGCTGCATGAAGTGTTCAACGTTTACGATGACGTCGCCGATGCCATAGACGCCCACGACTCCTGA
- the phnC gene encoding phosphonate ABC transporter ATP-binding protein: MSEAQVVIKNVSKTFDNGGTQALKELSLEIQPGEFVVTLGPSGAGKSTLLRTLNRLIEPSTGHIWLDGEEVTGAPPARLRKIRHHIGMIFQEFNLIDRASVLTNVLAGCLGDTPALWSWVNHFSKENWRTAFDHLKRLGLEGFWDQRADRLSGGQRQRVGIARALMQKPKVLLADEPVASLDPSSARGILDHLKDINRQDGVTVICNLHQPELAREYAGRILGLRDGELIFDGPPGEFKDALLEQLYGAETAA; the protein is encoded by the coding sequence ATGAGCGAAGCTCAGGTTGTTATTAAAAACGTGTCAAAAACTTTCGATAACGGAGGGACCCAGGCACTAAAAGAATTGTCTCTGGAAATTCAGCCTGGAGAGTTCGTGGTTACACTGGGTCCCAGTGGCGCAGGCAAGTCGACCCTCCTCAGGACTCTCAACAGGTTGATCGAACCGAGCACAGGCCATATCTGGCTGGACGGTGAGGAAGTGACCGGTGCCCCACCTGCTCGACTGAGGAAAATCCGACACCACATTGGGATGATCTTCCAGGAATTCAACCTGATTGATCGGGCTTCGGTACTGACCAACGTATTGGCAGGATGCCTGGGAGATACTCCAGCACTCTGGTCCTGGGTCAACCATTTTTCTAAAGAAAACTGGCGCACCGCCTTTGATCATTTAAAGAGGCTTGGGCTTGAGGGGTTCTGGGATCAACGTGCCGACAGATTGAGCGGTGGGCAACGTCAACGGGTGGGGATTGCCAGGGCGCTGATGCAGAAACCGAAGGTCCTATTAGCAGATGAACCCGTGGCCAGCCTTGATCCTTCTTCAGCCAGGGGAATCCTGGATCATCTGAAAGACATCAACCGGCAGGATGGGGTGACGGTTATCTGCAACCTGCATCAGCCGGAACTGGCGCGAGAATATGCAGGACGTATTCTGGGCCTCCGTGATGGAGAGTTGATATTTGATGGTCCACCAGGCGAATTTAAGGATGCCCTCCTTGAACAATTGTATGGTGCCGAAACAGCGGCCTGA
- a CDS encoding peptidylprolyl isomerase: protein MAEANAVIETDHGNIEIKFFEDKAPGHVKNFKDLAEKGFYDGTTFHRVIPGFMIQGGDPNTKEEDKSKHGFGGPGHTIKAEFNDIKHTRGILSMARSSEPDSAGSQFFVVVQDSFFLDGQYTVFGEVVSGMEVADKIVNLPRDGRDNPEDRVEMKVRILG from the coding sequence ATGGCGGAAGCAAACGCGGTAATTGAAACCGATCATGGAAACATAGAGATTAAGTTTTTCGAAGACAAGGCTCCAGGTCATGTTAAAAACTTCAAGGATCTCGCAGAAAAAGGGTTTTACGATGGAACAACTTTCCATCGGGTTATCCCTGGATTCATGATTCAGGGTGGGGACCCGAATACAAAAGAGGAAGACAAGTCCAAACACGGGTTCGGCGGTCCCGGTCATACCATCAAGGCAGAGTTTAACGATATCAAGCATACGCGTGGAATTCTTTCAATGGCCCGTTCCTCAGAACCAGACAGTGCGGGTTCCCAGTTTTTCGTCGTGGTGCAGGATTCGTTTTTTCTTGATGGGCAATACACGGTGTTTGGAGAGGTGGTATCGGGAATGGAAGTGGCGGATAAAATTGTCAACTTGCCTCGCGATGGACGTGATAACCCGGAAGACCGGGTAGAAATGAAAGTCAGAATTCTGGGTTGA